One window of Amyelois transitella isolate CPQ chromosome 7, ilAmyTran1.1, whole genome shotgun sequence genomic DNA carries:
- the LOC106134217 gene encoding mucin-2 isoform X2 produces the protein MRRQARISTGGALVVRSASALQVWLWLLIFIFQNEFVMSGSIKPGYLDFDNLPETNFTCAGKVIGGYYADLETSCQMFHVCTVGQQDEPMDIKFLCLNGTVFDQETRVCERVDEVDCTKSEKFYSLNLELYGSTAPPIIQTDQKAQAQSTEQSHQKTKPDLEHESDPMIEESPTTTIDSSKTNSHSTEVSDSTEDPLQEFKRDEPQHHLSSPTQQPIQVPEKEELTEDYQEDEEIAEYEDYSHASTSTSTSSPTTTTRITTKPTTTGTTPKSTTTTVASIPSSLRPSPITHLISSTPTLSPLSQQTYSSISPSVTSLPTLDPSLLSPQEFIYRHRGPGSEAISFQRQSFRPADGVYITHAPPQQFDHFQYESSRTAPRPAAPRPIPFVQRPQPAPFRPTTLDPRDQLLRPGPTFQPSERHETSIKHKHQTSLPQQRPLPFNSFYFDRKRSEDSGPEDESSLSPRSVAPPVSAEKPPSKPKSPPRVIVTASASVSDSNGKRLNYTVGNVVSAVKPIVKINYDDYKESDLLFDPFFLDVPKLQKKRKNRSYKNRNVFTVPDSAAITTEYTSEKSTNTSPPATSRATTTARSTTVAITATTSFTTTTTAAWNPNDYVDDNYEPHAYVPPVPPLAILVPDRNKIKKKEKQSNSDLFEIKTQYKDFSKVGHVEETKPTESALQTTSSQSSEVNAGLPAASLPHPPPLEAPACASSRASDCRIRA, from the exons ATGAGGCGGCAGGCTCGGATATCAACAGGCGGCGCGCTCGTCGTGCGCTCCGCCTCCGCCCTCCAAG TTTGGCTGTGGTTgctgatatttatatttcaaaacgAGTTTGTCATGTCTGGGTCCATTAAGCCTGGA tACTTGGACTTCGATAACCTCCCAGAGACGAATTTTACATGCGCGGGCAAAGTTATCGGCGGCTATTACGCTGACCTCGAAACCTCCTGCCAAATGTTTCACGTCTGCACCGTGGGCCAGCAAGACGAGCCCATGGATATCAAGTTCCTTTGTCTCAATGGCACTGTCTTCGATCAG GAGACAAGAGTGTGTGAGAGAGTAGATGAAGTAGATTGTACAAAGTCTGAAAAATTCTACAGTTTAAATTTAGAGTTATATGGAAGCACTGCACCGCCTATTATTCAAACCGATCAAAAAGCTCAAGCACAATCAACAGAGCAATCTCATCAAAAGACTAAGCCTGATCTTGAACATGAATCAGACCCTATGATAGAGGAATCTCCTACAACAACAATTGATTCAAGTAAAACCAATAGTCACTCTACGGAAGTTTCTGATTCAACAGAGGATCCGTTACAAGAATTTAAAAGAGATGAACCTCAACATCACCTAAGCTCACCAACACAACAACCTATACAAGTGCCAGAAAAAGAAGAACTTACGGAAG ATTATCAAGAAGATGAGGAAATTGCCGAATACGAAGATTATTCACATGCGTCGACATCAACATCTACTTCTTCGCCAACTACTACAACAAGAATAACAACTAAACCAACAACAACCGGCACAACGCCAAAATCTACGACAACAACAGTGGCGTCTATCCCATCGTCACTTCGTCCTTCTCCAATAACTCATTTAATTTCGTCAACGCCCACTTTATCTCCTTTGTCGCAACAAACATACTCTTCGATATCGCCATCAGTAACGTCATTGCCGACACTAGATCCATCACTTCTTTCGCCGcaagaatttatttatcgtCATCGAGGCCCAGGGTCCGAAGCAATATCATTCCAACGGCAAAGTTTTCGACCAGCCGATGGAGTTTATATTACCCATGCACCACCGCAGCAGTTTGACCACTTTCAATATGAGTCGTCAAGAACTGCTCCGCGTCCAGCAGCTCCACGACCGATTCCGTTCGTCCAGCGACCACAACCAGCTCCATTTCGCCCAACTACGCTTGATCCTAGAGATCAACTGCTACGTCCAGGACCAACATTTCAACCTTCTGAAAGACATGAGACTTCGATAAAACACAAACATCAAACTTCTCTACCACAGCAACGGCCGTTGCCATTTAATTCATTCTATTTCGATCGAAAACGAAGTGAAGATTCAGGTCCAGAAGATGAATCTTCTTTGTCTCCACGATCGGTTGCACCTCCAGTTTCAGCCGAAAAACCTCCAAGTAAACCAAAAAGTCCTCCTCGAGTTATCGTTACCGCTAGTGCTTCTGTTAGTGACAGCAATGGGAAAAGACTTAATTATACCGTGGGTAATGTCGTAAGTGCAGTGAAGCCCatcgtaaaaataaactatgatgACTATAAAGAGTCAGATTTGCTTTTTGATCCATTCTTTTTAGATGTGccaaaattacaaaagaaacGAAAGAATAGGTCATATAAGAATAGAAATGTATTCACCGTTCCCGATAGTGCCGCAATAACAACTGAATATACGAGTGAAAAATCAACAAATACTTCACCACCGGCAACATCTCGTGCAACAACAACTGCAAGATCGACAACTGTTGCGATCACTGCAACTACGAGTTTCACTACAACAACAACAGCCGCTTGGAATCCGAACGACTATGTCGATGATAATTACGAACCCCATGCGTATGTCCCACCGGTGCCACCCCTTGCGATTCTGGTACCAgatcgaaataaaataaagaaaaaagaaaaacagtcaaatagtgatttgtttgaaattaagACTCAATACAAAGATTTCTCCAAAGTTGGGCATGTAGAAGAAACAAAGCCGACGGAGTCTGCATTGCAGACAACCTCTAGTCAAAGTTCAGAAGTGAATGCGGGGCTTCCCGCCGCCTCACTGCCTCATCCGCCGCCCCTCGAGGCGCCCGCCTGTGCGTCCTCACGCGCCAGTGACTGTCGGATTCGTGCCTAA
- the LOC106134217 gene encoding mucin-5AC isoform X1, producing MRRQARISTGGALVVRSASALQVWLWLLIFIFQNEFVMSGSIKPGYLDFDNLPETNFTCAGKVIGGYYADLETSCQMFHVCTVGQQDEPMDIKFLCLNGTVFDQETRVCERVDEVDCTKSEKFYSLNLELYGSTAPPIIQTDQKAQAQSTEQSHQKTKPDLEHESDPMIEESPTTTIDSSKTNSHSTEVSDSTEDPLQEFKRDEPQHHLSSPTQQPIQVPEKEELTEGNFYDYQEDEEIAEYEDYSHASTSTSTSSPTTTTRITTKPTTTGTTPKSTTTTVASIPSSLRPSPITHLISSTPTLSPLSQQTYSSISPSVTSLPTLDPSLLSPQEFIYRHRGPGSEAISFQRQSFRPADGVYITHAPPQQFDHFQYESSRTAPRPAAPRPIPFVQRPQPAPFRPTTLDPRDQLLRPGPTFQPSERHETSIKHKHQTSLPQQRPLPFNSFYFDRKRSEDSGPEDESSLSPRSVAPPVSAEKPPSKPKSPPRVIVTASASVSDSNGKRLNYTVGNVVSAVKPIVKINYDDYKESDLLFDPFFLDVPKLQKKRKNRSYKNRNVFTVPDSAAITTEYTSEKSTNTSPPATSRATTTARSTTVAITATTSFTTTTTAAWNPNDYVDDNYEPHAYVPPVPPLAILVPDRNKIKKKEKQSNSDLFEIKTQYKDFSKVGHVEETKPTESALQTTSSQSSEVNAGLPAASLPHPPPLEAPACASSRASDCRIRA from the exons ATGAGGCGGCAGGCTCGGATATCAACAGGCGGCGCGCTCGTCGTGCGCTCCGCCTCCGCCCTCCAAG TTTGGCTGTGGTTgctgatatttatatttcaaaacgAGTTTGTCATGTCTGGGTCCATTAAGCCTGGA tACTTGGACTTCGATAACCTCCCAGAGACGAATTTTACATGCGCGGGCAAAGTTATCGGCGGCTATTACGCTGACCTCGAAACCTCCTGCCAAATGTTTCACGTCTGCACCGTGGGCCAGCAAGACGAGCCCATGGATATCAAGTTCCTTTGTCTCAATGGCACTGTCTTCGATCAG GAGACAAGAGTGTGTGAGAGAGTAGATGAAGTAGATTGTACAAAGTCTGAAAAATTCTACAGTTTAAATTTAGAGTTATATGGAAGCACTGCACCGCCTATTATTCAAACCGATCAAAAAGCTCAAGCACAATCAACAGAGCAATCTCATCAAAAGACTAAGCCTGATCTTGAACATGAATCAGACCCTATGATAGAGGAATCTCCTACAACAACAATTGATTCAAGTAAAACCAATAGTCACTCTACGGAAGTTTCTGATTCAACAGAGGATCCGTTACAAGAATTTAAAAGAGATGAACCTCAACATCACCTAAGCTCACCAACACAACAACCTATACAAGTGCCAGAAAAAGAAGAACTTACGGAAGGTAATTTTTATG ATTATCAAGAAGATGAGGAAATTGCCGAATACGAAGATTATTCACATGCGTCGACATCAACATCTACTTCTTCGCCAACTACTACAACAAGAATAACAACTAAACCAACAACAACCGGCACAACGCCAAAATCTACGACAACAACAGTGGCGTCTATCCCATCGTCACTTCGTCCTTCTCCAATAACTCATTTAATTTCGTCAACGCCCACTTTATCTCCTTTGTCGCAACAAACATACTCTTCGATATCGCCATCAGTAACGTCATTGCCGACACTAGATCCATCACTTCTTTCGCCGcaagaatttatttatcgtCATCGAGGCCCAGGGTCCGAAGCAATATCATTCCAACGGCAAAGTTTTCGACCAGCCGATGGAGTTTATATTACCCATGCACCACCGCAGCAGTTTGACCACTTTCAATATGAGTCGTCAAGAACTGCTCCGCGTCCAGCAGCTCCACGACCGATTCCGTTCGTCCAGCGACCACAACCAGCTCCATTTCGCCCAACTACGCTTGATCCTAGAGATCAACTGCTACGTCCAGGACCAACATTTCAACCTTCTGAAAGACATGAGACTTCGATAAAACACAAACATCAAACTTCTCTACCACAGCAACGGCCGTTGCCATTTAATTCATTCTATTTCGATCGAAAACGAAGTGAAGATTCAGGTCCAGAAGATGAATCTTCTTTGTCTCCACGATCGGTTGCACCTCCAGTTTCAGCCGAAAAACCTCCAAGTAAACCAAAAAGTCCTCCTCGAGTTATCGTTACCGCTAGTGCTTCTGTTAGTGACAGCAATGGGAAAAGACTTAATTATACCGTGGGTAATGTCGTAAGTGCAGTGAAGCCCatcgtaaaaataaactatgatgACTATAAAGAGTCAGATTTGCTTTTTGATCCATTCTTTTTAGATGTGccaaaattacaaaagaaacGAAAGAATAGGTCATATAAGAATAGAAATGTATTCACCGTTCCCGATAGTGCCGCAATAACAACTGAATATACGAGTGAAAAATCAACAAATACTTCACCACCGGCAACATCTCGTGCAACAACAACTGCAAGATCGACAACTGTTGCGATCACTGCAACTACGAGTTTCACTACAACAACAACAGCCGCTTGGAATCCGAACGACTATGTCGATGATAATTACGAACCCCATGCGTATGTCCCACCGGTGCCACCCCTTGCGATTCTGGTACCAgatcgaaataaaataaagaaaaaagaaaaacagtcaaatagtgatttgtttgaaattaagACTCAATACAAAGATTTCTCCAAAGTTGGGCATGTAGAAGAAACAAAGCCGACGGAGTCTGCATTGCAGACAACCTCTAGTCAAAGTTCAGAAGTGAATGCGGGGCTTCCCGCCGCCTCACTGCCTCATCCGCCGCCCCTCGAGGCGCCCGCCTGTGCGTCCTCACGCGCCAGTGACTGTCGGATTCGTGCCTAA
- the LOC106131777 gene encoding serine-rich adhesin for platelets, with protein MATIPEIMTIREMIDEAFGDPDKNVVHHKLIQTILYLLARQLRMLDRRVKIELFTNIDVYSSESNIVVSEVKIHANVKKKRHVLRDPTQGRGGSRTSPARGIDTSTTGRGSQHRGTAGDTSGSIRGGPTAGKSTPGRSTPGGITRGETTPGGTTLKGTTPGKDDDRAGGQTFTSPSGKALTASESTGLSFSKKHGESTTGRRIAGTSGGSSADTDDRSLSMKDTEKSSTEKSSGDKSSTEKTETSSKEKTSSLKTSTEMSSTQKSSTEKSSTYKSTTGKSLTDQTITESPTEITTTSLTKTSSYDKTFTELTTTDKTLSSDKSSTQKSSTEKSSTEKSTDKSSTVKSSTDKSVTEKTTDKSSTEKSTDKSSTDKSTDKSSTEKSSDKSSTDKTTTEKPSDKSTTEESTDKSTTEKSSTDKTITKVSSTEKSITDKSSMDKSITDKPFTDKSTAKKSTDKTATKKSTDTSPTRKSKDTSVGRKSTDKITTDKTSSDKSASDESSVDDLSTTEKSTTVKSTTEKSSTDKSTTKSSTDKSTTDKSSTEKSTVMSSTDKSTIDKSSMEKSTTDKSSTDKSTTKSSSDKSSTEKTSSAKTTTLSSDKTTTGKTTSSSTKDTTSSSGKHATRHHRQLSEFEMQRERELRIIHQRADSREEHEKSPTPMASLESVEVQYEKLLVVERVPSRLQGEQRGATPRLSIVTQEEFAKLANVVRSLQQKFDPIGAAEFPENIQLMQELRKGASLTDAMAALQLSARLEAAEKALERMTSLVTELASKYPDVDLTSIMERSEPTTEVIYKGRPGPSSQVPPQLTKEAAFKQPPKEDKSKIVKKMKLDESAIDTFSIPALESEEEKETQKPVTIAAPVAEEEKENPDWITAEELDAALKEVSVNLFDSFNVVINKNKANVDSALKMANRLEIKLNASLDLGTRMTDLEALVAQYAEQVNTLDTGLSSQMTNYQEELTQMQHDLESGLENMAEALASTGGDTTAVAELNSHFTNLQLDFETTNLRQNELREIQVALKSDLEDLRREIEILRGIKSDRDEVADALRDKVGLGTLNGLVSLEQFDAVRGDMEQRIGAAYDKFNNQEIIWQKAIDDLLRELSEKADYSQLVFLREDIQMNLEKLRKRLQEMLDIVGEPQAAAVARKVHRDTNCLSCSTPAFMHLVEPHKVPLLPAMPGTRPPTLGAESPAKVEDGSCYPGLPIPHPRDPRAHICNRYCGGSHTKITTTISRVPTGMIISPARRDPSAKTGDGMIKKPCIPCNKSTVPKDKPRKCSESPSAKGASEPEDDEDSDMTPEDFMTSMNTAEMDGGDTTPPVRLEEDM; from the exons atGGCTACAATACCTGAAATTATGACGATTAGAGAGATGATAGATGAAGCATTTGGAGATCCAGAT aaaaacGTTGTGCATCATAAACTTATTCAAACTATATTGTATCTCTTGGCAAGACAATTAAGAATGCTGGATAGAAGagttaaaatagaattgtttACGAACATAGATGTTTATTCTTCAGAATCTAATATAGTGGTTTCCGAAGTTAAAATACATgccaatgttaaaaaaaagaggcATGTTCTAAGAGATCCTACGCAAGGTCGAGGCGGCAGCAGAACGAGTCCTGCTAGGGGTATAGATACAAGTACAACTGGGAGAGGAAGCCAGCACAGAGGTACAGCTGGAGACACGAGCGGATCTATACGGGGAGGACCTACGGCTGGAAAATCTACACCTGGAAGGAGCACACCAGGAGGAATCACTCGAGGTGAAACTACACCAGGAGGAACCACACTAAAAGGAACAACACCAGGAAAAGATGACGATCGTGCAGGTGGCCAAACATTTACTTCTCCTAGTGGCAAGGCTTTAACAGCAAGCGAATCTACTGGTCTATCCTTTTCTAAAAAACACGGAGAAAGTACTACTGGAAGGCGAATTGCTGGTACGTCAGGAGGATCATCTGCAGATACTGATGATAGGTCTTTGTCCATGAAAGACACTGAAAAATCATCTACGGAAAAATCTTCAGGTGATAAATCATCTACCGAAAAAACAGAAACATCATCTAAAGAAAAAACGTCTTCTCTAAAAACTTCAACAGAAATGTCATCCACACAAAAATCTTCAACTGAAAAGTCATCTACATATAAATCGACAACAGGAAAGTCTTTAACTGATCAAACAATCACTGAATCACCTACTGAAATAACAACTACTTCTTTGACTAAAACATCTTCCTACGACAAAACTTTTACTGAATTGACCACTACTGATAAAACTTTATCTTCAGATAAAAGTTCCACTCAAAAAAGTAGTACTGAGAAGTCTTCCACTGAAAAATCTACAGATAAAAGTAGCACTGTAAAATCTTCTACGGATAAGAGCGTCACTGAGAAAACCACAGATAAAAGTTCAACTGAGAAATCTACAGACAAAAGCTCTACTGATAAATCTACAGACAAAAGCTCCACTGAAAAGTCTTCAGACAAGAGTTCGACTGATAAAACAACCACTGAAAAACCATCAGATAAAAGCACCACAGAAGAATCTACTGATAAAAGCACCACTGAAAAATCCTCTACTGACAAAACTATCACTAAAGTATCTTCAACAGAAAAAAGTATTACTGATAAATCTTCCATGGACAAAAGCATTACTGACAAACCTTTCACAGATAAGAGTACTGCTAAAAAATCAACAGATAAAACCGCGACTAAGAAATCTACTGATACAAGTCCCACTAGAAAATCTAAGGATACAAGTGTTGGTAGGAAATCTACGGATAAAATTACTACTGATAAAACATCTTCCGATAAAAGTGCCAGTGACGAATCATCTGTAGATGATCTAAGTACTACTGAGAAATCAACAACTGTAAAAAGCACTACCGAAAAATCATCTACTGATAAAAGCACTACAAAGTCTTCTACAGACAAAAGCACAACTGATAAGTCTTCTACAGAAAAAAGCACCGTGATGTCTTCTACGGACAAAAGTACAATAGATAAATCTTCTATGGAAAAAAGCACAACAGATAAATCATCTACCGACAAAAGTACCACTAAATCTTCTTCTGACAAAAGCTCGACAGAAAAGACATCCTCGGCTAAAACGACCACTTTATCTTCTGATAAAACCACAACTGGAAAAACAACATCATCATCCACAAAGGACACAACCTCATCATCTGGGAAG CATGCAACGCGACACCATCGACAACTTTCGGAGTTTGAGATGCAAAGGGAACGAGAACTACGAATTATACACCAG AGAGCTGATTCCCGCGAAGAACATGAGAAATCGCCAACACCTATGGCTTCTTTGGAATCAGTTG aAGTCCAGTATGAAAAACTGCTTGTTG ttGAAAGGGTACCAA GTCGGCTGCAAGGTGAACAACGTGGAGCTACCCCTAGACTTTCAATAGTAACACAAGAAGAATTCGCAAAACTTGCTAATGTAGTTCGaagtttacaacaaaagttCGACCCAATAGGAGCAGCAGAATTCCCGGAAAACATACAACTTATGCAAGAGCTACGTAAAGGTGCATCTTTAACAGATGCAATGGCAGCTTTGCAACTATCAGCACGCCTGGAAGCGGCGGAAAAGGCGCTAGAACGCATGACATCACTTGTAACAGAACTTGCTAGTAAATACCCTGACGTAGACTTGACTTCGATAATGGAACGG TCTGAACCAACCACAGAAGTTATATACAAAGGGCGGCCTGGACCATCCTCTCAAGTACCACCACAGCTAACTAAAGAGGCTGCATTTAAACAGCCACCCAAAGAAGATAAAtcgaaaatagtaaaaaaaatgaaacttgATGAATCAGCTATAGACACTTTTTCAATACCTGCGTTAGAATCcgaggaagaaaaagaaacccaGAAACCTGTTACTATTGCTGCTCCTGTTgctgaagaagaaaaagaaaatccaGATTGGATCACAGCTGAGGAATTaga CGCGGCATTAAAAGAGGTTTCAGTAAACTTATTCGATTCATTCAACGTAGTTATTAATAAGAACAAAGCAAATGTCGACTCTGCACTCAAAATGGCTAACAGATTGG aaattaaattgaatgcTTCACTGGATCTTGGAACACGAATGACGGACCTGGAAGCATTAGTAGCACAATACGCTGAGCAAGTAAATACATTAGACACCGGTCTATCATCACag ATGACAAATTATCAAGAAGAATTAACTCAAATGCAGCATGATCTTGAATCAGGATTGGAAAATATGGCTGAAGCTTTAGCTTCCACCGGAGGTGATACCACAG cCGTGGCAGAACTAAATAGCCATTTCACCAATTTGCAATTGGACTTTGAAACAACAAATTTAAGGCAGAACGAGTTGCGAGAAATACAAGTGGCCTTGAAGTCTGATCTAGAg gACTTACGAAGGGAAATAGAAATTCTTCGGGGAATTAAATCCGATCGCGATGAAGTAGCGGATGCATTGAGGGATAAAGTAGGACTTGGAACCTTAAATGGTCTCGTATCTTTGGAGCAATTTGATGCAGTGAGAGGTGATATGGAACAAAGAATAGGTGCTGCTTatgataaatttaacaatCAAGAAATAATTTGGCAA AAAGCTATTGATGACCTTTTAAGGGAACTGTCGGAAAAAGCAGATTATTCGCAACTCGTGTTTTTGCGAGAAGATATCCAGATGAATTTGGAGAAACTGAGGAAAAGATTACAAGAAATGTTGGATATTGTGGGTGAACCTCAAGCCGCAGCCGTTGCCAGAAAG GTGCACAGGGATACCAACTGTTTGTCCTGCTCTACGCCAGCGTTTATGCACTTGGTGGAGCCTCACAAAGTACCACTACTACCGGCTATGCCAGGAACAAGGCCACCAACGTTAGGCGCAGAATCTCCGGCGAAAGTCGAAGATGGATCCTGTTATCCTGGTCTGCCAATACCGCATCCTAGGGATCCCAG AGCACACATATGTAATCGATACTGCGGCGGTTCTCACACCAAAATAACCACTACTATTAGCCGTGTCCCAACCGGCATGATAATAAGCCCAGCAAGACGGGATCCTTCA GCAAAGACTGGAGACGGAATGATAAAGAAACCGTGCATACCATGCAACAAGTCGACAGTACCAAAGGATAAACCACGTAAATGTTCGGAGAGCCCATCTGCGAAAG gcgCATCGGAGCCAGAGGATGATGAAGATTCAGACATGACTCCTGAAGATTTTATGACGTCAATGAACACTGCGGAAATGGATGGGGGCGACACGACGCCGCCAGTACGCCTTGAAGAagatatgtaa